One Coccinella septempunctata chromosome 1, icCocSept1.1, whole genome shotgun sequence DNA window includes the following coding sequences:
- the LOC123322749 gene encoding uncharacterized protein LOC123322749 has product MIKGVEKCKYLGAILNKQGNSKDEIQERINKGRTVTRTLNSLLWDKNITKSTKKHIYRSMVQSVALYGAEVWDVSQINRRKIMATEMDFLRRSCRRSRLERVRNEIIRAEMDMGRSMAEEIERRQLVWFGHVKRMLDDRWPRKILEWVPPERRKRGRPRRSWRDDVEEAMSARDLEEDTCHDRKRWKLGTEKRRQL; this is encoded by the coding sequence atgaTTAAGGGAGTAGAAAAATGCAAGTATCTGGGGGCTATTCTGAATAAACAAGGGAACAGTAAGGACGAGATACAGGAGAGAATCAATAAAGGAAGAACCGTTACACGCACACTTAATTCTCTGCTGTGGGACAAAAATATAACTAAGAGTACCAAGAAACATATATACAGAAGTATGGTGCAAAGTGTAGCACTGTATGGGGCGGAAGTGTGGGATGTATCGCAGATAAATAGGAGAAAGATTATGGCAACCGAAATGGATTTCCTTAGAAGAAGCTGTAGACGATCAAGATTAGAAAGAGTTAGGAATGAAATTATAAGAGCAGAAATGGATATGGGTCGGTCAATGGCGGAAGAGATTGAAAGAAGGCAATTGGTTTGGTTTGGACATGTAAAGAGAATGCTAGACGACAGATGGCCCCGAAAGATTTTAGAATGGGTACCACCGGAACGAAGGAAGAGGGGAAGACCACGGAGAAGTTGGAGGGACGATGTGGAAGAGGCGATGTCGGCCAGAGATCTGGAGGAGGATACATGCCACGACAGGAAAAGATGGAAGTTGGGGACGGAGAAACGGCGACAGCTGTAA